agaccccggaagggtggacccccgttgggctggaggaggaggcagccggggtattaaggccccggtctgttgcttttgctgctgcggtagcagaagtaattgcccttgttgctgctgctggtttggatgttgctgttgctgctactgtggcgttggtgattgtctctcttgttcctgttgctgctgttgttgtagttgtgattgctgtcgttgctgttgttgttgccttcgaccgggagaagagtgtctaaggcgtttgttcttagcaccctcagcatctcctccgggacgcttgctcaccccagttgtcctcacggggaacacaagcccttccccgtcgctactgctactcgagaccatcatagtctcggaaggcccttcagcaggggacttctctaccctcggagacgcttgcgcctcgccacttgtcttcttgggggaggcagccttacctcccctaccagccttggtcttccgtcctttccccgtgggcgggtcttggctggtggcagccttcttaataagcaaagtaaccctccccaacatcttggcttcgggatactctgcaagaaacgtacaaatcaaggttaacgaaccaacaagaaatgagaaagaagataagcggaagacaagacaatcagcaacataaaagtacaagcaagcccgccagcagggaacaagaaacaagaaaaagaaaagtttgaaagggacgaccatgcacgagaaacgtggatggccttccccgagcaaaacaaaacatcgcttcctgccccaggaagctcccgtactccttgaagtccgggaagaacatgctgagagaagaagggtcaaccatgatgacaccttctggcagactaccatcactcagacaccagaggagctcatctaccctatcacagtacctgtcgaaaggtatcctacgcggatctagcctaaggaaacgaggatcaaaccccatctgagaggtttgggaaacttcagacaggctgggggtgtggatcaatcgaaaactagtcttacctctcccggaggaactagcccccggagccccttcgttagggtaagccgcggcgtggcgagcctcgatctcctctccctccggctgggggtcggggaacctctccgcccaactaggagatagagtattttcgtcccgagcggcttgggtgatcaccttagacagctccagggcaatctgctcccggatgtcagccgacacctgagtctgccccctaccacttactggctcgatattttggaaggaggcgagtaacccatactccctcaacgattcggaggtcacaagtccctccactctcaactcttcctcggaaagcccttcgtagaacttggacctccttatcatctccgcgcagcgaggtgtccgcggaacgacttctgcaaaaatcaaatacaagcgttagagatcctcccaaaaggcaaatcaaacacaaagaaacaaagttgaaaaggaaaagaggaaacacttaccagggattttgaaatccaaagatagagctggcaccctcttcagcgggaagccagtcgtcaggaaccagtattcccggaggtctggaaccctcgcggtatgacaagtggggcacatcacatccgggtgcctttctagcctgtaaaaccccaccttgtctgagtgacccctcataggctgagacttcaacccataaaagtacagcacctcctccggggtaggagcttccagtctccgggacttgcaaaagatgaaccaccccgctaagagcttgtagctgggaggaattaactggaagggggcaatccccgccttcacatagaaattggcgaagtaactccttaggggcaagtgcgctccgcacactatgtgtgcccaactccaggcaccaaagccctcgtggctctggctagctgactcgcccagcaccgacagacggtgccacatcagacctgggatgttcttcaggcctgcctcagaggaatacagctccagcatgccataattcctgaaaaggttcggtttttggtccatctcccagatggaactattggaggttggtgggctagccgcgaccgttttcgcctttcctttcccctttccaccagcgacaggagagcccttctcttgggcagaatcagcctcccccgcagcaaggagttgttccttcgagatgttcgtcactggacaaaagaaaagaaagaagaaaacactctaagcagtcagcacccttgtcataccctagtggtatcaaaggcgtcggggagaccctcctcgaaaactgcttggagaggctcccaccgagcttaccgagggattggcaccatgccacccgaaggacagcaaggaaccagactcagaccccgagcctaagcccaccaaaagaagtgtttttccagagaaagacaccctaaaggcgttcatgcttatgccctaaaacagcaaaacaagggacgactttccaaacgcaaatcgccaaaacatgcagaaaaggctacttatcgactcacaatcaatcacatgcctaccaaagccctattcacaaatgcacataagcaataatggcagaaacctctactctaacaactaccaacaacctaaggtttgggaggaaagagcaaagtagaaatacttactgatattcgggtagttggaggttgaaggagtaactggatcactgcacagcacgatcgcgagaagtaaaagctgcaaagacgaacggcgattcaaaccaggaacttcggggaataaacccactgccaaatcaaaaagaaaagtttccagatacttactaaaagaaatggcaagttcgggggaacgtaagctgggaagcctgagagttcgaaggtttggaaatctgaaaatcctaaagatggagaatctgaaagcgtaaagaggaagaaaggtcctttccctcgtttttatagcagggaagaggccgtttcgaattcctcaagtggacggtcccgatcttcccattccgtgtgcatcagatccaacggctggagaggaagcgacgatcctatttatgactcctcggatgggaataaagtatttatttcccatcattacaccacctcgggcccggagtaccattaaaaaccgtcaaatcattagttagatgactgacgcacgcatactcaaccagtcgcctcacgcacacgtcttggtcgcagaaccattcccagaatgacatgtggtccttgccgcacttgagtacttgatctcaaacagaagaaattctctttcttttccatactaacactcaggcgggaaaaaggaacccttccgggaacacagaaggtgccccctcgcctaatctaagaaaccgattgtacaagctcccggatccctcaaagctccgtgaccttggggggtaaatgttatccagatttccggatagcgtttagattgatggcctcagggaagcagaattatcgatgtctttcacgataggtgaccagagctcgcggatatacagaaaggcttcacctctcccgcttggtgtccggattactcttccaagcaaacacaatacggaaactcgtcaactctcccggactcccgaaggggtatccttcggggaagctccttccaggagcttctcttcgagtggtctccgcggaagcagttccgtgcctcgcacggaacaaagccaaacggtcgagtcctggaggaggcatatttggaatgatatccgcctgacacaggatcccgcctgacacgcccgtcaggtcaaagccgcacacatcccagcacgcctaagggtaccttttcgcctactgttccgctgacaacttggaaaagacggctgactttgtgtgttccccatactttcacgtaaatatacccacatagagtcttgtagccatgctactacagtaattgtatccctatttatggctggtgtaattaagactcatgtacgtagagaaaaaccctaatccaaaaccctagctataaagaccccttcattttacaagaagagggacgaacaaatcagatagcaaaaactctactaaaatctctctagcttcatcttcttcaagagaacccgagagaaatattgtgagtgtgtgaagttcttatgcaccagccatcttactgtaaccttttccaagtataataacatcgactcgtggactagggcttgttaacgcctgaaccacgtaaaaacactgtttgtttagttacatttcagtatttctacagttcttatctttttattattctgttagttattcgtttccgaaaaactcggtaaacagagtACATCTAGGAAGTCACATAAATCAATCTTTTGAgccctacgtgcccacacacatccttgcgTGTTTGAGAATTGGTCTggaagaggtaatccctgatctatttgtatgtgatttaatatttatatatgtatatgattctagctggtattaatatttattaaaatgagtctATATATTCTGCTGTGTACATTTGATGTggtcatttaataccaacaacaaCACATAGGTCTAGGTCAGCGATCTCTTGGGACATGGCTTCCACAGCATTGGCCTCATTGCCTTTCTTTTTCGACAGTTTAAAATCTGACGATTTATGTCTCGTCTTCTTGCAGTTAAAGCACTTCCCGACCTTGGCTTGGGCTTAGGCTTGGAGCCTTTGTCGTGCTCTACCATATTAGCCTGCAtcattgggatttgaggattaCTTCTCAACACTTTTGTTATCCTCTTCAATGCGAAGTCTGCGAATGAGATCTTCAACACTCATTTCCTTTCGCTTTAGATAATTTTTGAAGTCTAGCCATGCAGGGGGTAGCTTCTCTATAATAGCAACTACTTGGAAAGATGAACTGAAGACCATCCTTTCAGCTTGTATTCCATGGATAATCAACTGAAGATCTTGCACTTGGCTTATCACATTTTTGGAATCCACCATCTTGAAGTTCAAGAATTGGCCAACCAAGAATTTCTTGGCTCCAGCATCTTCGACTTTGTACTTGTGGTCCAAAGAATCCCACAATTCTTTAGCCGTTTTCATCACACTGTACACACTATACAGTGAATCAGACAAGCAATTCAGAATATAATTCCTACAAATGAATTCAGTGTGTTTTCATGCCTCAACTGTATGTTGAGTTTGCACATCTACTTCGTCCTCTCCAATAGTGGGAGAATCCTTTTTCAAGAATCTCGCAAGACTCAATATTGTTAAGCAGAATAACATTTTCTGCTTCCATGTCTTAAAATTCACACTAGTGAATTTTTCAAGTTTCTCATTATTGCTCACAGGAACTGTTGGAACCAAAACTTGCACAGGCTGGTCCCTTGAGGACTGATTCTTTGTGGTCAAAGCCAAAGTTCGGGGAGATCCACCAATACTTTTAGTAGGAATAACATCCATGTATTCAACCATATCTGAACGGTGAAAAATTGCACTTTTAGTAATTATGTTTTAAGATCTTAAGTTCAAATATTGAAAATTtaataatcaataattatttaggAATGTCTAGAGTATATACGCATTTAGTAGTAAACATGATTTTAAAAGGAAAGATCAAGCCAACTAGGAAAgttataaaattatttaaatatgtatatacCTTATCACATGTTACTAAGAAATAAGGtgaagttaatatatatataaccaaatATATAAACAGTAATTTTTAAACGCAAATCCCAAGTGAATGGTAGGCATAAGTAATATActacctataaatatatatattttctttatgcAAATGAGTATgttactttttatatatatatatgataaatttttttttatagtagcttcactttaagctctactgGTAGGGTTTTCAGTATTTCTCGATCCGTTAACAGTTTTTTgtgcgacttttttttatgaccgtgtatattgtagctatttagagcatcctgcaaattttcagaaaattctgaatagtttacagtaccaaaaattaggttcaaacatgttgttttccacgcgcataaaaaaaattagtcacgcgtgcaacaacatgtttgaacctagtttttggtactgtaagctatttggaattttctgaaaatttacaggatgctctaaatagctacaatatacacggttataaaaaaaaatcacgccaaaaactgttcacgggttgtaaacattGAGAGCCCTAtcggtaaggcttaaagtgaagcccctattaaaaaattcccatatatatatatatataaaaggcaacaacaaaaaaattatatactagaTATACTATAAAAAATGATGCAAATATGTTGAAGAAAAATACATACATATATGTGCTTCCAAATATATTATTCTCATTTATTAACAtgcataaaataaagaaataaattaataaaatacatataattCTCATTTATACATTGCATATACAAATATATGTTAAtaaatgaggcaattgaaaatgTGTATATGGCAATATCAGCAATTACCTAAAGTGTTTTTCTGAAAATTAATAAGATCTAATCACACTTATTATGGTAATATCAGTTGTTGCTAAAAGTAATTTTCTgataatcaatcagaattaatcacacaatattttAATATCTCAATTTTGGCCAAAGTGATTTGCCAAAACCAATAagaataaatcacacaatattcagATAATCTCATCTTTAATCAAAGTGATTTGCTGAATTATTATCATTTTAGGCATCGatttctcattcactcaattttctccaacaatatttatatatactataatactataatttattctattatatatttttaaaaataattaaaaataagtttttattaaaattatagaacatATTTATAactataaaactaaaaaaatgtgCATTAAATATTACCTTTACCCGGCATATATTACGTTaaagaataagaaaaaaaaagaaaagagaaatcggTCTTTGGGTTGGTTAATATAGTTTCCAATAGAGAGACAATTTCGTCTAATCTGACTCAAATAGACCCAAGCATGAAATGAACAATTTTGTTCGATCCATGTGTACATTCCACCAAATTCATTATTATAACATTCCCATCTCAATGAAAACTTCCACAAATCCACCATAATTAGAAAAACTAATTACCTTGTGTTACACATTAATTGAAGTTCAACAAAGAACAATTACTAAAGAATTTCGTCAACCTCGTGATCATTGTTTTCTTCTTCAAtatacttcttttttttttccctaaACGAAGCACAtggatttttataattattttatagtttttttttcttctaataaaaattaaaaaaaaaagaaatagaaatttCGGCTGTACGAGAGATTTTGTGGTCCTGTTGTTGTGAGAAAAAACGTTGATTGGGTTATAAGATTGACAAGTAACAAATGTCAGGCTCTTTAAAAATTTGGTGAACTACTCCTTTAGCAGTCAAAAAGTTAATGCAGCATCCAAGCTTTTAATGAGAGACTTTCATTAATCTCTATCAAcatctctcttttcttttttatggAGAGGCTTATCAATATCATgagctatatatataaataagctTGTTTAGTTTAGTGGGTGGTGGGTCCTACCTTTTCCTAACTGGGTTCCTCTATCTTTACATTTTACTTTTTTCCATAATATGCTCTCtgtctcttctctctctctctatcactCTTTTCTTGACTAAATAATTGATGTTAATAACTTGCATGGCTCATCCCATATATGATTCTAAGTTGTGGTTTTTTTTACACCATTAATATTTATCCTAATTATATAACCTTTAAACCAATCAAATCCATTTGTGTGACAATTCGAAAGTAAAACAGTACTTGCAAAGGCATGCAATTAAATCCAACAACGGCTTGCCATTTATCAAAGCTAATTAAGTTATATATAACCCTATCTTAtcttaattaaacaaatttatatgGTTTCTTTCATTACGATTATTATAATGTATTATTGTACTCTTTGAAGCATGCCAACAATAAAGTACTAGCTCCCAGcaaattataacacaataaaaataataaagtgggTTAATTTAGCTTTGGGATTAGTGGGAGAAATAATGATTAATGTGGAGAGTTATTACTAGTACCCACCTATGAAACGTAGGAAGGTTCTATATAATTTAGGGATTTTGTAGGCAGCGATTctttgtgtgtgtatatatatatatttatttatttatttttcttattcttGAGATATATATTAATGGATCTTTATTTTACATGCTTattatctctctttatatattctATAAAACTGAAGTTAGAGAATAAATTCAACATAATAAGATTCTGATATTAAAAAGGAACATGTTTAACATTTTAGTTTCATATTATTTATTTCTCTATTATATTTACCTTTGTTATATAACCCTAATCATATAACGAAGAAAATTAGTGTTGGTGATTAATCCAATGCACACTTTTATATATTTGTATACACACGTAATCAAACAAGAGAGTCCTACCACATATATAAATGATGATTAGGAAGAATTTCCAGGGCACCCCCACAAGAGAAGAATATTGCTTGAAAATACCATTTAAAAAGGAAATGGTTggattttatttacttttttcaaAACAGAAAAAGCTTACCTTGGGATTTTTatgagaataaaaaaatattgcccgtcctttgtattattattattaattaattaattgattttttttcacCTTTTTTTCCCTAGAATCTCTTTTCAATGAATAAGCATCCTAGGACAAAGTTTTCTCCATAGTCCCCAcaatttcacaattttttttctatttcccTTTCCATGTGTATATAactattatattttatattatttaatatcTATATTGATAACGAAGACCAACCTAGATACATCTCTCATGCAACGAAaactatattatatatacatgtaaGTAACGGAATTGTATGGATTTCATATTCATATAGTACTATATAATAAATGCACCCCATAATGTACAAATATACAAAGTATTACAATGTAAATTATGAAAGTAGGACCAAAAACTATAAATGCTAAGTAGGTAATCATATATATCATTTCAATCCTTGATATGCTTGATCAAAAGTGCCTCTTATTATAAAGgcccaccaaaaaaaaaaaaaaagctcattAATGATAAGAGTGcaatgaatatattatgaatatataATCAATCATTGACAAGATGTTGGGGAAGTTAAATAAGCTAGAAGCTGTTGACGATATTATGAATTTATACATATATAG
This genomic interval from Humulus lupulus chromosome 8, drHumLupu1.1, whole genome shotgun sequence contains the following:
- the LOC133795929 gene encoding uncharacterized protein LOC133795929, which translates into the protein MVEYMDVIPTKSIGGSPRTLALTTKNQSSRDQPVQVLVPTVPVSNNEKLEKFTSVNFKTWKQKIVYSVMKTAKELWDSLDHKYKVEDAGAKKFLVGQFLNFKMVDSKNVISQVQDLQLIIHGIQAERMVFSSSFQVVAIIEKLPPAWLDFKNYLKRKEMSVEDLIRRLRIEEDNKSVEK